GAAGGTACCAAGAGACTTCTCTGTCCTGAAGGAATTATTAATTCAGGGCAAGTGGGGAGACCCGTAAGGGCGCAAGTTCCTGCTTCTTGGGGCAGGGGCTATGACTTTCCCAAAAACCGCCTGCTGGGGCTGGGAAAGTCTGAAGGGCGGACTATAAATACCCCAGCTATCTAAACTGTACATTTTTGTACAGTTTGGGTAACCAGGTACACGATGAAAATAATTGAAGTAAAAAAACTTAAAAAATCAATAAATGGGAATCCTGTTTTAAAAGATGTAAACCTGATGGTTTTTAAAGGAGAGATTTACGGTTTTTTAGGGAGGAATGGTGCAGGCAAAACAACGACGTTACGTATAATACTCGGTTTACTTAAAAGAGATGGTGGAGAAATAAAAATATTTGGAGAAAATTTGTCCAGAGGACATTTTAAAAAAATAGGAGTTATGTTTGAGTATGAGACTTTAAACCTGGAGTGGACAGTATTGGATAACCTGAGACAAACATGTTATATATATGGAATTGAGGAAAGGGAAATATATAAGTATCTTGATATAATTGAATTTTCCAGAAGTGATGTATATAAAAAAGTGAAACAACTTTCTAAAGGGATGAAAAGGAAAGTTTCTTTAATTAATGCTATCTTGCCGGAGCCGGAATTATTAATTCTTGATGAACCTACATCCGGTTTAGATCCAGAAATGCAGCTTACCATAAGAGAGATTCTATTAAAGTTTAAATTGCAAGGCAAAACTATACTTTTTAGTTCTCACAATTTAAATGAAGTACAAAAAATAAGCGACAGAATAGGATTAATAAAAGAAGGAGAAACATTGCTAGAAACTCAAATTAAAAAAGAGCTGTATTTAGTAGAGGGTAATTATCCTGAACTTTTGGATAATAAAGTAAAAGACAAGAATCTTTATGTAGTTGATGAAAAAGTAATTAAAGAGTTTAATATCCAAAAGTATCAAGCTATCAAAGACATTGAAGAATTATATATAAAGATTATGGGGATGGAGGCGTAAAAATGCTAAAACTTATAAGATTAGAAGTTGTTAATTTTTTAAAAGTGTCAATATTCCCTTTTATCCTTTTAAATTTGGTTGTAGCAATTGTTGTAAAAAATATGAAAAATGTTTTTGATTTATTGAGTTCTTCTTCTGATATTTGCACTTTTTATATTTTATTTCTTATGATTATAATTTCGTATGCAGCTGCTTTTATGACGACTATAAATTTTGAAAAAGAAAAATTAAGTAATCTCTATCATAGATATTTTGTTTTGCCTCTACCACCAGGGATAATTTTTGCAATTAAACTCTTTCCTTCTATCATCTGTAGTATGTGTGTAGTATTAATTTGGGGAATAGTTATGTTTTTAATGTTTCACC
The sequence above is a segment of the Thermoanaerobacter ethanolicus JW 200 genome. Coding sequences within it:
- a CDS encoding ABC transporter ATP-binding protein, whose amino-acid sequence is MKIIEVKKLKKSINGNPVLKDVNLMVFKGEIYGFLGRNGAGKTTTLRIILGLLKRDGGEIKIFGENLSRGHFKKIGVMFEYETLNLEWTVLDNLRQTCYIYGIEEREIYKYLDIIEFSRSDVYKKVKQLSKGMKRKVSLINAILPEPELLILDEPTSGLDPEMQLTIREILLKFKLQGKTILFSSHNLNEVQKISDRIGLIKEGETLLETQIKKELYLVEGNYPELLDNKVKDKNLYVVDEKVIKEFNIQKYQAIKDIEELYIKIMGMEA